One region of Armigeres subalbatus isolate Guangzhou_Male chromosome 3, GZ_Asu_2, whole genome shotgun sequence genomic DNA includes:
- the LOC134223015 gene encoding larval/pupal cuticle protein H1C-like, with product MAFKFVVFLASLAVASAGYLEAPVSYAAPVAHYSPASSVSYSSISQAAPAVAKTVAYAAPALQATYAHAAPVATYAHAAPVATYAAPVAKTLAYASPAIGATHESTIRSHDGTISHQSKAIDTAFSSIRKSDTRITNEAPKLAYASYAAPAVASYAHAAPVAYAKQLSYAAPALQTYAHAAPAVATYAHAAPVAYAKQVSYAAPALQTYAHAAPAVATYAQAAPVAYAKQVSYAAPALQTYAHAAPAVATYAHAAPVAVAKQVSYAAPALQTYAAPAVASYAHASPVVAAHSTKTLTYSPAVEVAHVSYDGTHAHYGW from the exons ATGGCATTCAAG TTCGTCGTATTTCTGGCTTCGTTGGCTGTTGCCAGCGCTGGATACCTGGAAGCTCCAGTGTCGTATGCTGCACCGGTGGCCCATTACTCTCCAGCTTCGTCCGTGAGCTACAGCTCCATCTCTCAGGCTGCTCCAGCTGTGGCCAAGACTGTGGCCTATGCTGCCCCAGCTCTCCAAGCTACCTATGCCCATGCTGCTCCAGTTGCCACCTATGCCCATGCTGCCCCCGTTGCCACCTATGCTGCTCCAGTAGCCAAGACCTTGGCATACGCTTCTCCAGCCATTGGAGCTACCCATGAGAGCACCATCCGCAGCCATGACGGCACCATCTCTCACCAGTCCAAGGCCATCGACACTGCTTTCTCCAGCATCCGTAAGTCTGACACTCGCATCACCAACGAAGCCCCCAAGCTGGCCTATGCTTCCTATGCCGCCCCAGCTGTTGCCTCTTATGCCCATGCTGCCCCAGTTGCCTACGCCAAGCAGTTGAGCTATGCTGCCCCAGCCCTCCAGACCTACGCCCATGCTGCACCAGCTGTTGCCACCTACGCCCATGCTGCCCCAGTTGCCTACGCCAAGCAGGTTAGCTACGCTGCTCCAGCTCTCCAGACCTACGCTCATGCTGCTCCAGCTGTGGCCACCTATGCCCAAGCTGCCCCAGTTGCCTACGCCAAGCAGGTGAGCTATGCTGCCCCAGCCCTCCAGACCTACGCCCATGCTGCTCCAGCTGTGGCCACCTATGCCCATGCTGCCCCAGTTGCCGTTGCCAAGCAGGTTAGCTATGCTGCCCCAGCTCTCCAGACCTACGCTGCTCCAGCTGTTGCCTCTTACGCGCATGCTAGCCCAGTTGTTGCCGCCCACTCCACCAAGACCCTGACCTACTCCCCAGCTGTGGAGGTCGCCCATGTCAGCTACGACGGAACTCATGCTCATTATGGCTGGTAA